Proteins encoded by one window of Bacillus sp. DTU_2020_1000418_1_SI_GHA_SEK_038:
- a CDS encoding malate synthase, producing the protein MNLINEKVTHKRFGTGSIVNHNDSSIEIHFASENKKFVFPDVFGKHLTLHDKRIANSLEKIIQKKEMERKEEEWKKEEEKKLQQKNLELRLEHEKLMKNHKLHPESQMVYWCDTEEQNSSLSEWKVFSGLIKSGNNKGKPNKPIRLHQNSAVLLTAIDPSMPEKDRRILGVYMVNENFVGKLCEDGYIPAHSKYKLQLTEQESDQMLFWKYYVNKKFPHKMTWNTGKYRYFDNSWMAQILLDIVSLKSDPKERELGQQFFEHFCKMNQITDQELPKPNGALMRI; encoded by the coding sequence ATGAATCTAATCAATGAGAAAGTTACACACAAGCGTTTTGGCACGGGTAGTATCGTTAATCATAATGATTCTAGTATTGAAATACATTTCGCATCGGAAAATAAAAAGTTTGTTTTCCCCGATGTATTTGGAAAGCACTTAACACTGCATGATAAAAGGATTGCAAATTCACTAGAAAAAATAATACAAAAAAAGGAAATGGAACGAAAAGAGGAAGAATGGAAGAAGGAAGAGGAAAAAAAGCTGCAACAAAAAAATCTGGAACTTCGTTTGGAACATGAAAAACTGATGAAAAATCATAAACTTCATCCCGAATCACAAATGGTATATTGGTGTGACACAGAAGAACAGAATAGTTCTTTGTCGGAGTGGAAGGTTTTTTCAGGCTTAATAAAAAGCGGTAATAACAAGGGGAAGCCAAACAAACCCATTCGCTTGCACCAAAATAGCGCTGTCCTGTTAACGGCAATAGATCCCAGCATGCCAGAAAAAGACAGACGTATCTTAGGTGTCTATATGGTGAATGAAAATTTTGTCGGTAAGCTTTGTGAAGATGGATATATTCCTGCTCATTCAAAATACAAACTCCAACTTACAGAACAGGAATCGGATCAAATGCTTTTCTGGAAATACTATGTAAATAAAAAATTCCCCCACAAAATGACATGGAATACAGGTAAATACCGTTATTTTGATAATTCTTGGATGGCTCAAATTTTGCTTGATATCGTTTCGTTGAAAAGTGATCCAAAGGAACGGGAGCTGGGACAACAATTTTTTGAACATTTTTGTAAAATGAATCAGATAACAGATCAAGAGTTACCAAAGCCTAATGGCGCACTCATGCGTATTTAG
- a CDS encoding DUF1456 family protein, whose amino-acid sequence MDNNDILIRLRYALEIKNKEMAEIFKLGGVDVTVPEVIKILTKSDVYEEENDDQIKCNNSMLDSFLNGFIIYKRGRQEPKPGQSAAPEPSVTKSANVNNLLLKKVKIALALTTEDMLDLFDSAGITVTKGELGALLRKEGHKNYKECGDKFARNFLKGLATKYRG is encoded by the coding sequence GTGGATAATAACGATATTTTAATCCGCTTGAGATATGCGCTGGAAATTAAAAATAAAGAAATGGCTGAGATCTTTAAACTTGGGGGAGTGGATGTAACAGTACCAGAAGTAATAAAGATTCTTACAAAATCAGACGTGTATGAAGAAGAAAATGACGATCAAATCAAATGTAATAACAGTATGTTAGATTCATTTTTAAATGGTTTTATTATTTATAAAAGAGGAAGGCAAGAGCCGAAACCAGGGCAGTCTGCTGCGCCAGAACCGTCTGTAACTAAAAGTGCAAATGTTAATAATCTCCTATTAAAGAAAGTAAAAATAGCATTAGCCTTAACGACTGAGGATATGTTGGATCTATTCGATAGTGCAGGAATCACTGTTACAAAAGGAGAGCTGGGCGCTTTATTAAGAAAAGAAGGGCATAAGAATTATAAGGAGTGCGGAGATAAATTTGCCAGGAACTTCTTAAAAGGATTGGCGACCAAATACAGGGGATAA
- a CDS encoding SprT family zinc-dependent metalloprotease yields the protein MIHTYLGETIRLEIKYKNRTSIGMTIDSYGNVEVQAPKGTPDDIVLQLVEEKWDLIQLKLNEMKDRLLGPQKKVYEYGESFLYLGNHYPIQIFQDTNITQENVVFENGKLHIYVKEPDIEKIKQALKRFYYKQCKALVEKSISAYQSNFKTKPRSIRISDSKTTWGTCDSKLQLTFNWRLAMAPREVIDYVVVHEMCHMVHLNHDRSFWRLVGKIMPDYKEKENWLTLSSWKMTV from the coding sequence ATGATACATACATACTTAGGTGAGACAATCCGTTTGGAAATCAAGTACAAAAATCGTACCTCTATAGGAATGACAATCGATAGTTATGGAAATGTTGAAGTCCAGGCTCCAAAAGGGACACCTGATGATATAGTGCTTCAATTAGTAGAAGAAAAATGGGATCTTATACAGCTAAAATTAAACGAAATGAAGGATAGGCTGCTGGGGCCACAGAAAAAAGTTTATGAATATGGTGAGAGTTTTCTTTATTTAGGAAACCATTATCCTATACAGATCTTCCAAGATACCAATATTACGCAAGAAAATGTAGTGTTTGAAAACGGTAAGCTCCATATTTATGTAAAGGAGCCTGACATTGAAAAAATAAAACAGGCTTTGAAACGATTTTATTACAAGCAGTGTAAGGCTTTAGTGGAAAAGAGTATTTCCGCTTATCAAAGCAACTTCAAAACAAAACCACGTTCTATTCGCATCTCGGATAGCAAAACGACATGGGGAACTTGCGATTCAAAGCTGCAGTTAACATTTAATTGGAGACTGGCAATGGCACCACGGGAGGTTATTGACTATGTAGTCGTTCACGAAATGTGCCATATGGTGCATCTGAATCACGACCGATCCTTCTGGCGACTTGTCGGAAAAATAATGCCTGACTATAAGGAAAAGGAAAACTGGCTGACCTTATCAAGTTGGAAAATGACTGTTTAG
- a CDS encoding WGR domain-containing protein, producing MTKAISLYTNDTPLFALKEVEQRVVLNYVSIQANSNKFYLIEFQEGVGEYSYRIYTEYGRMGSSPRKQERYFLTRLEAKNAFEKILSSKRKKGYELIVIDEEWDESSLIPIRAPFQRKTTHPISQAPLFSIHTQLGKLSEIQLYRGIQILTEIEEKIQNGNTDVIHLSNQFYSVIPVVFGNQIDKIHLLDNFKKVQAKKEWLNQMISASSYEY from the coding sequence ATGACAAAAGCAATTTCTCTTTATACGAACGACACCCCTTTATTTGCGTTGAAGGAAGTAGAACAACGAGTTGTACTAAATTATGTTTCAATCCAAGCTAACTCCAATAAATTTTATTTGATAGAATTTCAGGAAGGGGTAGGAGAATACTCTTACCGCATTTATACTGAATACGGACGGATGGGAAGTTCTCCAAGAAAACAAGAGAGGTATTTTCTAACTCGCTTGGAAGCTAAGAATGCATTTGAAAAGATTCTTTCTTCTAAACGGAAAAAAGGGTATGAATTAATTGTGATAGATGAAGAATGGGACGAATCTTCTCTCATACCAATCAGAGCTCCTTTTCAAAGAAAAACAACTCACCCGATTTCCCAAGCCCCCCTTTTTTCTATTCATACCCAATTAGGGAAACTTTCAGAGATTCAGCTTTATAGAGGGATTCAAATACTAACTGAAATTGAAGAGAAGATACAAAATGGCAACACAGATGTTATTCATCTGTCCAATCAATTTTATTCGGTTATTCCTGTTGTGTTTGGAAATCAAATAGACAAAATCCATCTATTGGATAATTTCAAGAAGGTACAAGCAAAAAAAGAATGGTTGAATCAAATGATCTCAGCTTCATCTTATGAATATTGA
- a CDS encoding tetratricopeptide repeat protein: MELIKAEDLVVGLYDIRFERPTLSEQQLKNIELLVQIEVDAIYDELMKNWRAYSQNITQSFTSLQQMKETIKDAQKFSTALQSIEPSKIASSLNQTFHAKRLIKIQEHYTYTFNQLTSSGIADIAERYRLSHQVFQVLADDLLQWNDELIRKIETYNTSYKQLFEVLNKGNATNSEDEIFIFGAGLLASMLAGPLGGIATRTALRSANNPSSQVEQAVWHVLQSLNEIDNFVHAYTASIGKYLIYFFSHTYIGLMEYLKGDLPQIGWGFIDVNPIEKTIIVKKNHQYEKDSERYIQQLKRQAKEAVDQNDWVHAEKNYAALLKAANTDFDLAKVLGIDSAAQTFHSIAKQIEALPEQKKHFAYSKLFQNTYVGMGQIPYFEVNDVIIRYILCTEHAVSKEPEKAIALRGSTVSHFTKYIQNFLSIEKRSRVYRTKDEVISGTTLAIIHTYTQFVSSQGLNVPNKLLDTLTNSSNCTQLVYEQFFKKYINSFTLYLKNKPSNNPFPQDLKKKIMPSSMPEKQLPLIDFYITYEFNELIHLNKLEDSDQSYHEFKENIDQYVSFRHLISDVSNGKNDKDRLFNIAEHYYYGLGIAQNYQKAMEWLKKADQQGHQDAVSLMVDLYNNNKIAINQNHHKHILERFVKENEDTISHYLLGTYYLHSEREKARHHFEIAASGGHIVSAYESGLLNEIKKNKRKAYDYFLQAAEKGHDEAKNKVNQYRKIKFMQIMLFVVAPVTILIIAFVIYNQQQEQKEALQREIEFEEFKKEQEAEHQAWLDANEPFTINVHVTPYCSYLSDYLENFAEPPLPTNGDKKTIEIIVYPQTQIKYEMYEYYYLKKEVDCVVNTIDGNILENGFINNLDHRHTLELLEIINEELASGEYREGFRQLINSIDINYVRNIDQWNEAISLMQSASKKLDDYFKEKGIHEQNNEKTTSEQNNDEYVLSGPANNPNMIGYLYVNSESNYFEYIISPNWEEVLPGKTKWEVVDEMADGSVLLANGYVVSIAGDQDVKFERTKREYPQESFNGVATVNVFFANIPVYKGKNIETEYYLGDGGVYEVSEIYSDGRIRISEDYWVYYDENHMGIEYN, from the coding sequence TTGGAACTTATTAAGGCGGAAGATCTTGTTGTAGGATTATATGATATTCGATTTGAAAGACCAACATTATCAGAACAGCAGTTGAAAAATATAGAATTACTCGTTCAAATTGAAGTGGATGCAATATATGATGAGTTAATGAAAAATTGGCGAGCATACAGTCAAAATATTACGCAATCGTTTACCTCTTTGCAGCAAATGAAGGAAACGATAAAAGATGCTCAGAAATTTTCGACAGCTCTTCAATCCATTGAACCTAGTAAGATAGCAAGTAGTTTAAACCAAACTTTTCACGCCAAACGTTTAATAAAAATACAAGAGCATTATACATATACATTTAATCAATTAACGTCCAGCGGCATAGCTGATATTGCAGAACGATATCGTTTGTCGCATCAAGTATTTCAAGTACTTGCAGATGATTTGCTTCAATGGAATGATGAACTCATTCGAAAAATTGAAACTTACAATACAAGCTATAAGCAATTATTCGAGGTTTTAAATAAAGGCAATGCCACTAACTCTGAAGATGAAATATTTATCTTTGGGGCAGGACTGTTAGCTTCGATGCTTGCTGGTCCGCTTGGAGGAATAGCGACTCGAACAGCTTTACGTTCAGCAAATAACCCGTCTTCTCAAGTAGAGCAAGCTGTATGGCATGTATTACAGTCTCTTAATGAAATAGATAATTTTGTTCATGCGTATACAGCCTCTATTGGGAAATATTTAATTTATTTCTTTAGCCATACATACATAGGATTGATGGAATATCTAAAGGGTGATTTACCACAAATTGGTTGGGGATTTATTGATGTTAATCCAATTGAGAAAACGATCATTGTGAAAAAGAATCATCAATATGAGAAAGATAGCGAGCGTTATATTCAACAGTTAAAAAGGCAAGCAAAGGAAGCTGTTGATCAGAATGATTGGGTTCATGCAGAAAAGAATTATGCTGCTTTATTGAAAGCGGCAAATACCGATTTTGATTTAGCGAAAGTACTTGGCATTGATAGTGCTGCTCAAACATTCCATAGTATTGCGAAACAAATTGAGGCGTTGCCCGAACAGAAAAAGCATTTTGCATATAGCAAATTATTTCAAAATACCTATGTAGGAATGGGGCAGATCCCATACTTCGAGGTAAATGATGTTATTATACGTTATATTTTATGTACTGAACATGCTGTAAGTAAGGAACCAGAAAAAGCGATTGCACTTCGAGGTTCGACAGTAAGTCACTTTACAAAATATATTCAAAATTTTTTATCCATTGAAAAGAGATCAAGAGTTTATCGAACAAAAGATGAAGTGATTTCAGGGACAACATTAGCAATCATTCATACATATACACAGTTTGTTTCATCTCAGGGCTTAAACGTACCAAATAAATTGTTAGATACGTTAACGAATTCTAGTAATTGTACGCAACTTGTATATGAACAATTTTTCAAAAAGTATATTAACTCATTTACGTTATATTTAAAAAATAAACCGAGTAACAATCCCTTTCCACAAGACTTAAAGAAAAAAATAATGCCAAGCTCAATGCCTGAAAAACAGCTGCCTTTAATTGATTTTTACATAACGTATGAGTTTAATGAATTAATCCATTTAAATAAACTTGAAGATTCGGATCAAAGCTATCACGAATTCAAGGAGAATATTGACCAGTATGTTTCATTCCGTCATTTAATAAGCGACGTAAGTAACGGGAAGAACGATAAAGATCGATTATTTAATATTGCAGAGCACTATTATTATGGATTAGGTATTGCCCAAAACTATCAGAAAGCGATGGAGTGGTTAAAAAAGGCGGATCAACAAGGACATCAAGATGCAGTGTCTCTCATGGTTGATTTATACAATAACAATAAAATTGCTATTAACCAAAATCACCACAAACATATATTAGAGCGTTTCGTTAAAGAAAACGAAGATACCATATCTCATTATCTTCTCGGTACGTACTATTTACATTCAGAACGTGAAAAAGCCCGACACCATTTTGAAATTGCTGCAAGTGGAGGACATATAGTATCGGCTTACGAATCAGGACTACTTAATGAAATAAAGAAAAATAAAAGAAAAGCGTATGACTATTTCCTTCAAGCAGCTGAAAAAGGGCATGATGAAGCAAAGAATAAAGTAAACCAATACCGAAAAATCAAGTTTATGCAAATAATGCTGTTTGTAGTAGCGCCTGTTACGATTCTGATTATTGCTTTTGTAATCTATAATCAACAACAGGAACAGAAAGAAGCTCTGCAGCGGGAAATTGAATTTGAGGAGTTTAAAAAGGAACAGGAAGCTGAACACCAGGCGTGGCTAGATGCAAACGAACCTTTTACAATTAATGTACATGTTACGCCATATTGCAGCTATTTATCAGATTATCTAGAAAACTTTGCTGAACCACCACTCCCTACTAATGGTGATAAAAAAACGATAGAAATTATCGTCTATCCTCAAACTCAAATAAAATATGAAATGTACGAGTATTATTATTTGAAAAAAGAGGTAGATTGTGTAGTTAATACAATTGATGGAAACATATTAGAGAATGGATTTATTAATAATTTAGATCACCGTCACACATTAGAACTATTAGAAATTATTAATGAGGAATTGGCTTCGGGTGAGTACCGAGAAGGATTTCGTCAATTGATAAATTCTATAGACATTAATTATGTTCGTAATATTGATCAATGGAATGAAGCCATTTCTTTAATGCAGTCAGCAAGTAAAAAACTCGATGACTACTTCAAAGAAAAAGGAATACACGAGCAAAATAATGAGAAGACTACGTCAGAACAAAACAATGATGAATACGTATTGTCTGGCCCAGCTAATAATCCGAATATGATAGGGTATCTTTATGTGAATAGTGAATCTAATTATTTTGAATATATAATTAGTCCAAATTGGGAAGAAGTATTGCCAGGAAAAACAAAATGGGAAGTAGTAGATGAAATGGCTGATGGTTCGGTATTATTAGCAAATGGATATGTTGTTAGTATTGCCGGGGATCAGGATGTGAAGTTTGAACGTACAAAAAGGGAATATCCGCAAGAGAGTTTTAATGGAGTTGCAACCGTAAATGTGTTTTTTGCTAATATACCAGTATATAAAGGTAAAAATATTGAAACAGAATATTATTTAGGAGATGGAGGTGTTTACGAAGTTTCAGAGATTTATTCTGATGGACGAATAAGAATTAGTGAAGATTATTGGGTATATTACGATGAAAATCACATGGGAATTGAATATAATTAA
- a CDS encoding tRNA-dihydrouridine synthase: MKENFWNELPRPFFVLAPMEDVTDVVFRHVVSKAARPDVFFTEFTNSESYCHPDGKQSVRGRLTFTEDEQPIVAHIWGDRPENFRKMSIGMAELGFRGIDINMGCPVPNVTSNGKGAGLILRPEVAADLIQAAKAGGLPVSVKTRLGYTDVEEWQDWLTHILKQDIANLSIHLRTRQEMSQVEAHWELIPEIKKLRDAIAPDTLLTINGDIPDRQTGLQLAEQYGIDGVMIGRGIFKNPFAFEKEPKEHSSKEYLDLLRLQLDLQDQYAEELPRSISGLHRFFKIYVKGFRGAGELRNQLMNTKSTDEVRALLDNFMLENE; the protein is encoded by the coding sequence ATGAAAGAAAATTTTTGGAACGAATTACCAAGGCCGTTTTTTGTACTTGCACCAATGGAAGATGTGACGGATGTTGTTTTTCGCCATGTAGTGAGTAAAGCGGCCAGACCGGATGTGTTTTTTACTGAGTTTACAAACAGCGAGAGTTATTGTCACCCAGATGGGAAGCAAAGTGTGCGTGGGCGTTTGACTTTTACAGAGGATGAACAACCTATTGTGGCTCATATATGGGGGGATAGGCCAGAAAACTTTCGGAAAATGAGTATCGGTATGGCTGAACTAGGATTTCGGGGGATCGATATCAATATGGGCTGTCCTGTACCTAATGTGACATCGAATGGGAAGGGAGCCGGTCTGATTCTTCGTCCGGAAGTTGCAGCAGATTTAATACAAGCAGCAAAAGCAGGAGGATTGCCTGTAAGTGTGAAAACAAGGCTTGGTTACACGGATGTAGAAGAGTGGCAGGACTGGCTAACACATATATTGAAACAAGATATTGCCAATCTTTCTATTCATTTGCGTACAAGACAAGAAATGAGCCAAGTCGAAGCTCATTGGGAGCTGATTCCGGAGATAAAGAAACTTCGTGACGCGATTGCACCAGATACGCTTTTGACGATCAATGGTGATATTCCTGACCGTCAAACTGGCTTGCAGCTGGCTGAACAATATGGTATTGATGGAGTTATGATCGGGCGAGGTATTTTTAAAAATCCTTTTGCTTTTGAAAAAGAGCCAAAAGAACATAGCAGTAAAGAATACCTAGATCTTTTAAGACTGCAGCTTGATCTTCAAGATCAATATGCGGAAGAACTGCCACGTTCAATCTCAGGCCTTCATCGCTTTTTCAAAATTTATGTCAAAGGATTCCGTGGAGCTGGTGAATTAAGAAATCAATTGATGAACACGAAATCAACAGATGAAGTACGTGCATTGCTTGATAACTTTATGCTAGAGAATGAATAA
- a CDS encoding glyoxalase, which produces MIKGFGGIFWRTKNLEAVKKWYSEVLKIEMENWNGTIIKPHTENETIFSLFTEDNSYFPTEQQVMLNFQVYNLNETIKHLEQVGVPLVMEKKINEYGKFIWIKDPEGRLVELWEK; this is translated from the coding sequence ATGATTAAAGGTTTCGGGGGAATATTTTGGAGGACTAAAAATCTAGAAGCTGTAAAAAAATGGTACAGTGAAGTGCTAAAGATTGAAATGGAAAATTGGAATGGGACCATTATAAAACCCCATACGGAAAATGAAACTATCTTTTCCTTATTTACTGAAGATAACAGTTATTTCCCAACAGAACAGCAAGTGATGTTAAATTTCCAAGTTTATAATCTAAACGAGACGATTAAGCATCTTGAACAAGTTGGTGTACCTCTTGTAATGGAAAAAAAGATTAATGAATATGGTAAGTTTATTTGGATTAAAGATCCTGAAGGCAGACTGGTTGAGCTATGGGAGAAATAA
- a CDS encoding PhzF family phenazine biosynthesis protein encodes MRIPIYQIDAFTNEQFKGNPAAVCPLNEWIEDDLMQKIAAENNLSETAFFVKKDAEYELRWFTPIGEIDLCGHATLASAYVICTYLDENIKNVKFYTKSGLLEVSKDGGLFTLSFPSREGEKCDTPEELIKGLGKEPKEVYKARDYLAVFDAEQDILDLELNMDELKKLDGFGVIVTAKGKEADFVSRFFAPKAGIDEDPVTGSAHCTLVPYWKNKLNKNEFVALQLSERGGKLFCTDLGETVKMSGEAVSYLEGYINV; translated from the coding sequence ATGAGAATCCCAATTTATCAGATTGATGCTTTTACAAACGAACAATTTAAAGGAAACCCAGCGGCAGTATGTCCATTAAACGAATGGATAGAGGATGACTTAATGCAAAAGATTGCAGCAGAAAATAATTTATCTGAAACCGCCTTTTTTGTAAAAAAAGATGCTGAATATGAGTTAAGATGGTTCACTCCAATAGGGGAAATAGACTTATGTGGACACGCCACATTAGCGTCTGCTTATGTAATCTGCACATATTTAGATGAAAATATAAAGAATGTAAAGTTTTATACAAAAAGTGGACTTTTAGAAGTATCGAAGGATGGCGGTCTATTTACATTGAGTTTTCCTTCTAGGGAAGGAGAAAAATGTGATACTCCAGAGGAACTGATTAAAGGTTTAGGCAAAGAACCTAAAGAGGTCTATAAGGCAAGAGATTATTTGGCGGTATTTGATGCAGAACAAGATATTTTAGATCTTGAACTAAATATGGATGAACTAAAAAAACTGGACGGTTTTGGTGTAATAGTGACAGCTAAAGGAAAAGAAGCAGATTTCGTATCAAGATTTTTTGCACCAAAGGCAGGAATAGATGAAGACCCCGTTACTGGTTCAGCTCATTGTACGTTAGTTCCGTATTGGAAGAATAAATTGAATAAAAATGAATTTGTCGCATTGCAATTATCAGAAAGAGGCGGAAAGCTATTTTGTACTGATTTAGGTGAAACGGTAAAAATGTCTGGAGAAGCTGTATCTTATTTAGAAGGATATATAAATGTTTAA
- a CDS encoding DUF6054 family protein, with amino-acid sequence MAKYEKTIVGQFEKVVNQLQNDIGNNGISMRLVDESNYTIGETKIAVRVYDKYFMRNGNRASLSLTVVGYNSNIFISAIGAGGGQGVFLNFSLGAEDDMVAIVQKSIEQME; translated from the coding sequence ATGGCAAAGTATGAAAAGACAATTGTTGGTCAATTTGAGAAAGTCGTTAATCAATTGCAAAACGATATTGGTAATAATGGAATAAGTATGAGATTAGTTGATGAAAGCAACTACACTATTGGAGAGACAAAAATAGCAGTTCGGGTTTATGATAAATATTTTATGAGAAATGGAAACAGAGCAAGTTTGAGCCTTACTGTGGTAGGTTATAACAGTAATATTTTTATTTCAGCAATTGGTGCTGGCGGGGGACAAGGTGTTTTTTTAAACTTTAGTCTTGGTGCCGAAGATGATATGGTGGCAATAGTGCAAAAAAGTATAGAACAAATGGAATAA
- a CDS encoding GyrI-like domain-containing protein: MKYEWRKNEKDLYMPKQKPELVTVSKQNFLMIKGKGDPNKEDFSERIGVLYSLAYAIRMMPKQGYTPDGYFEYTVYPLEGIWDLTEKGRIIETLDKNELLYTIMIRQPDFVTEEVVERAMERVRKKKPHPLLNEVTFDSVEDGLSVQMLHVGSYDEEPQTFEKMNEFVITNQLERACLTHREIYLSDFRRVEPDKLRTVLRYKVKLTK, from the coding sequence ATGAAATATGAATGGAGAAAGAACGAGAAAGATCTATATATGCCTAAGCAAAAACCTGAATTGGTCACAGTCTCAAAGCAAAACTTCCTTATGATAAAGGGAAAAGGGGATCCCAATAAAGAGGATTTTTCCGAAAGAATAGGAGTTCTTTATTCGTTAGCTTACGCTATTCGAATGATGCCGAAACAAGGATATACTCCGGACGGCTATTTCGAATATACTGTTTACCCTTTAGAAGGGATATGGGATTTGACAGAGAAAGGAAGAATAATAGAAACTTTAGATAAAAATGAATTGCTGTATACGATTATGATCAGACAACCAGACTTTGTAACGGAAGAAGTTGTAGAGAGAGCGATGGAAAGGGTGAGGAAAAAGAAACCACATCCGCTGCTAAATGAAGTGACATTCGATTCAGTTGAAGACGGTCTGTCTGTACAAATGCTCCATGTAGGCTCATATGATGAAGAACCACAAACTTTTGAGAAAATGAATGAGTTTGTAATCACGAATCAACTTGAAAGAGCTTGTTTAACACATCGAGAAATTTATCTATCCGATTTCAGAAGAGTAGAACCGGATAAATTAAGAACAGTTCTCAGATATAAGGTAAAGCTAACGAAATGA
- the istB gene encoding IS21-like element helper ATPase IstB, whose translation MTVSVHTLQEQFRHLRMVETADELPMLLRNAEKSSWTYLEFLEKLLHHELTRREEKNMEKRLKWAKFPYLKTLDEFNVEDQISVSARQLNQLKELNWLEQQYNMILLGPPGTGKTHISIGLGYEAIQKGYKVSFSTMGELVQLLKTEEYIRKSQTQLKRLKEADLVIIDDLMYMAMDQREANLFFHLINHLYERSSVILTSNKGPEQWGELMGDQGITTAILDRLLHRVEVIQLNENDSYRIKHRTTIFSKESVQN comes from the coding sequence ATGACAGTTTCTGTACATACACTGCAAGAACAATTCCGCCATCTTCGGATGGTGGAAACGGCTGATGAGCTGCCAATGCTTCTTCGGAATGCCGAAAAATCGTCCTGGACTTATCTGGAGTTTCTTGAAAAGCTGCTTCACCATGAATTGACACGACGCGAAGAAAAAAATATGGAAAAGCGTCTAAAATGGGCTAAATTCCCTTATCTCAAGACACTTGATGAATTTAATGTGGAGGACCAAATATCCGTAAGTGCCCGTCAATTAAATCAATTGAAAGAACTAAATTGGCTTGAACAACAGTATAATATGATTTTATTGGGCCCGCCTGGGACTGGAAAAACTCATATTAGTATCGGACTTGGCTATGAAGCTATTCAAAAAGGATATAAAGTATCGTTTTCTACAATGGGTGAGCTTGTTCAACTATTGAAAACGGAAGAGTATATTCGTAAGTCCCAAACGCAGCTAAAAAGATTAAAAGAAGCAGATTTGGTTATTATTGATGATTTAATGTATATGGCAATGGATCAAAGAGAAGCTAACCTATTTTTCCATTTGATTAATCATCTTTATGAGCGCAGCTCAGTCATTTTGACCTCTAATAAGGGACCAGAACAATGGGGTGAGTTAATGGGTGATCAAGGAATTACAACAGCCATTCTTGACCGACTTCTCCATCGAGTAGAGGTTATTCAACTAAATGAAAATGACAGCTATAGAATTAAGCATCGAACTACCATTTTTAGCAAAGAAAGTGTTCAAAATTAA